The Elusimicrobiota bacterium genomic sequence CGAGGCGTCTTCTTTGTTCAGGAAGATCGAGGCCTTGAAGTCCTTCTACGCCTTTCAGGTCTCGGAGCGCCGGATTTCGGAAAGCCCGGCGGAGCCCTTTCGTTCGCCAAGGCTGGCCGAGCGCCTCCCGAAGTTCCTGACCATCGAGGAAATGGAGAGGCTTCTGCGCTCTTCAGGCGGCGCCGCCTTCGAGCCGGCCCGGGCCCGGACCATGCTCGAGCTTCTCTACGCCACGGGCATGAGGGTCTCGGAGCTTCTTGACCTCAAGCCCGACTCCCTAAATCTGGAGGACGGCTGGGTGCGTGTTTTCGGCAAGGGCGCCAAGGAACGGCTCATCCCGGTCCATGCCCGGGCCGTTTCGCTTCTGCGCCAGTACCTGGTCCTGCGCGAGAGAAAGTTCAAAAACCGGACTCCCGCCCCGGAGCTGTTCTTGAGCCGGAAAGGCGGCCGCCTTTCCCGGGTCCAGTTTTGGCGAGACCTCAAGGCCCTGGGAAAGAAGGCCGGGATTTCCAAGCCCCTGCACCCCCATATTCTGCGCCATACCTTCGCGACCCATCTTTTGCAGGGAGGAGCCGACCTGCGCGCAGTCCAGGAGATGCTGGGCCATTCCAGCCTCGCCACGACCCAAATCTATACGCACTTGGAGAAGTCCGGACTCAAGGCCGCCCATCGCAGGCATCACCCGAGAGGCTGAAGTGAATTTTTTCTGGATATTTTTATTGAACGCGAGCCTCGTCATGGGCGTGCAGCCCCCATCAACGTCGAAAGCCGCTCCCGAGACCGTGGAACTGGTCGAGCTCATCTTGAAGTCTTCCCTGGAGAGCTTGAGCGAGCTCTCCTCCGAAAAAATCGAGGAATTCCTGGCCGTGGACGCCGAGAGCCTCCCCAAGAAGCTGCGCCAGCGCTTCAAGGCCAAGAGTCTCGAGCTGCGCAATTGGATGCAGATGCGCAAGGGCAAGGAGAAAGGCATCATCCGCATGCCGGAGAAGAACTGCTCCCCCGTCTCGGGCTCCAAGGGCGACGAGGTTCAGGTCCTCATCATGGCGGGTTTCACCGAGATCACCAAGCAGGAGAAAGAATACCTCGAGCGCAAGACCAAGTGCACGGAAGAGGACATGATGTGCGAGTTCACCTTGCAGATCGTGGTCGAGAAGAAGACGAAGGGGTTCAAGCAAAGGCGGTTTTTCCTGCACCCCCGCGATCCCCTCATGGCTTTCGTGGGCGAATTCCGCGCCGGGGCCAAGGGCGGCAACACCAATTTCTTCGGCATCGGCGGGCCCAGCTGTTCGCATTGAACCAGCGGGTCCTTCGGCCTACCACAGATATTCCCTAACGGCCCATGCCTAAATCCGGCCGTGAGCCTATAATATCATGGCGTCTGTGACCAGGGTACTGCGGGCTTTTCTAGCTTCTCTCCTGTTTTTATCCGCCGGCTTCAACCCGGCTTGGGCCAGCCTCCGTCCCACCCTCAAGCCCATCAAGCTCCAAACAACCCTGGCCCTGCCGCGGTTCCAGGGCTTTGCCCTGCGCCTGCGCGCCGGGATGTCGTCATGGCGCTCCCCTATGTCCGCAAACAGGGCGCCGGCGGCCGAGGCCTTGACGCGGGAGGGCCGGCTTTTCGACCAGCAGGTTCCGCGGCTGGCCCTGGCCGGCGCCGTCCTGGCCGGGGCCTGGGCCTTGGGTCATTTCGGGGTTGTTCCCGACATGGGCCATGGGGCATCGCTTGCCGCGGTTTTTGCCATTCCGGTATTTTTTAACGAAGGGGGGCATGATTCCACTGCCGGGCGAAGAATTCGCGATATCCTGCGAAAAGATTATGGCCCTGGAGTTTTGATTCCCATTGAAGGGAAAATCAGCGGTGACATACAGAAGACGACCGCTATGGATTCCTACGCTTACAAACGCGGCCTGGTGTGGCTGCGGATCAACAATCATTTGGCGCTGCTTTCAAATGGGAACGCGCTTTTCGTGGATTTTGAGAGCAAAGAGACGGAACTTCCTTCCGAGCTCAGGGACATCAATGTCCAGGTTCGTAGAGCTATTTCTAATTTAAACAGCGGAGAATTTCAAAGGCAGGCCCACGCCTTGGACGAGCTTAAGGAATGCCGGCGCCGCTACGCTCGGCTGAAGTATTCCGGAGTGGAGGGCTTGGAATCGCGCCTGGCCCAGGTCCGGGCCCTCGAGATCAACGGGGCCTTTGAGCTCTTGCGGCGCCAAGCCAATGAGGGCACTGATAAGGATGCGCTGGCTTATCTGACCGAAGCTTATGCGGACGCGTCCTCCCAGGCGTGGCCAAAAGCCGGGAGCATGGTCCAGGCATGGCTTAGGACCTTGGCCGCCAGCACCGAGCTGGCTCCCCTCAAGAACTTCACGGCCAACCTGGACAGCAAGTTGGACTATCCGGATGTCCTGGATTACGATCCCGAGGTCGCGGAGCGCGTCGAGGGTTGGCGAAGCAAGTTCTCCGGCTCCGGAATATCGGACAAGCTGGAGGGGATTCTCCGGCAGGCCGAAACAGGCCTTCGCTTCCTGGAGGGGAAGAGCTTCCCCGAGCACACGCAGGCCTTCGCCCATTTGGAGCGGGCCGTCATTCAGGGCCGGGAATGGGTGAGCCACAACAACTACTTCTCCGGTTGGGATGATGTCCAAACCCTTTATCACAGGTGCCTCCTGATACTAATGCGCGATTTGGCCAAGGCCTCTCGGGCCGACCCCGAGCTCCTGGAGGAACTGGAGGACCGGCACGCCGATGTCGGAAGCGATTGGGGCAAGGTCGTTTTCAGCCCGCGCTTGGCGGATTTCTTGAACAAAATCCTCAACGCGCCGGATCAGCATTGGGAATATTCCCTGAATTGGAGTTTCTCCCTGACCCCCGATGAGGGGCGGGAGGCCGTCAATGCGATTCACGTGCTGAAGAGGCTGCTTCCTAGCACGGACGAATCGACAGCGCGCTACCCGCAAATCATGGAGAAGCACATTCCCAGCGGCGCCATCACTGAGCAGGACCTTCTTTGGACGCCGCCCAGCCGCGAGAAAGCAGGCTTGCCGGAGTTGGGGGAGGAGGCTCCCGCGCCTCCGTCCGGGGATTGGGGGATCACTTTGTCCCTCATAGGCGAAGAGATCCAGCGGAGCCCAGGCATTTCCGGGGGCCTCAAAAGACAGTTCCAACGTCTGGATTCGGACGACGCCAAGATGTGGGCCGTGGCGTATCGAATACTGAATCCTGTCTTGCGGGAATTGGAAAGCCGGGGGTGGTCCGCCAAGAAAAGTTTGGGCAAAAATAAAAGGAGAGAACTTTTGAGAGCCGTCCTCTCCGCCATCGCGGCGGCCAAGGAGGCGGCCCTGCGCGACGCGGAGAAGGTGCAGGATGCCTTGGATCGCGGCGGAGTCTGGGCCAAGACGCGCAGCCCCATGACGTTCCGGCAAGCCTTGGAGTTGGCCGAGGACCTCCTTTTCGTCCGGCACTATTACCTGGGCCGGAAAACGGCTCTTGATGTTGACAAACACCGCAAGGAATTGAGGTCGCGGCTCGGCATCAGGGATTAGAACATGAGGCGCAAACGTCTAGGATTCCTGCCGAGAAATTGAAGCTGGTGCTTCTTCAGAAGAATGAATGTTTAACGCTAAAGCCTTTCGACCACCATCGCCCCGCCCATCCCGCCTCCGGCGCAGGCCGCAAGCATTCCATAGCGCCCCGTGGGGTTGGCCTTCAGGGCGTAGAGCAGGTTCAGCATGAGCCGGGCGCCGGTAGCGCCCAAGGGATGCCCCAAGGCGATAGAGCCTCCGTGGGGGTTTAGAGCTCCCGAGGAGAATTTTTCCTGCCAATCGTGGCCGAAGCGCTCCCGGCCCAGCTTGAAGATGGAGAGAACGGTCGCGGCGAAGGGCTCGTGCAATTCAACATGGTCGAGCTCTGCGAACTTCACGCCGGCCTTTTCGAGGGCCACGGGAGCGGCCAAAGCGGGAGCCACGCCCATGTGGGCTGGGTTGTTGCCGTGGAAGCCCCAGCCCTTGAGCTCGGCCAGGATCTCGAGGCCGAGGGCCTTGGCCTTCTCCTCGGTCGCGACAATAAGGGCCGCGGCCCCGTCCGAGCGCCCGCAGGAGTTGAAGAGGGTGACGGAGCCCGTAGCTCCTTCCTGGAATTCTTTTCCAATGTAATGCCCGAAGTCGCGGTAGAAGTCCCTCAAGGAATAGCTGGAATTGTCGAAAAGGGCCGGGGCCTTGGCGAACATTTGGGGTTTGGCCACCAAATCCTTGCGCAGGAAGGGGTATTCGTCCTTCTCGAGGCCGGCTCCATCGGCCTTGGCCGGGACCACGTGAGAGGCGTAGAAGCCCTTGTTCCAGCCCTCGATGGCCCGTCTGAAGCTTTCGTGGGCGTATTGGTCCTGGGCTTGGCGGGTGATCCCGTAGATTTGGGCGCAGACCTCGGCCGTGCCGGCCATGTTGATTTTTTTGACCGGATCGGTCAGCCCCTCCTCCATGGAGTCGATCACGGCCACCTGGGGGCTGGAAGGGAGGCTCGCCCATTTTTCCTTGACCGTTGCCAGGCTTCTCAGTTCTTTGAGGCTGCGGTTGCCTTCAATAGTATAGGGCATGCGGGACATGCACTCGGTCCCGCATGCGATGTAGAGTTCCCCCTCGCCGGCCAGGATGAAGCGCGCGGCCGCGGAAATAGCCTCGATCGAGGAAACGCAATTGTTCTGGACCGTGACGGCCTGGGCTTTTTCAGGCAGGCCGCAGCGCAGGAGAGCCACACGGGCGATGTTTGGCGCGGAAAAGCTCTGCCCCACCCAGCCCGCGATGAGCCCGTCCACGGCTTCCTTGGGCAGCTTAGATTTTTGGAGTAGGCCCTCCACCGCGATCTGTAGGAGCGCCTCGGGGCTCAGATTCGCCAAGGAGCGGGAGATGTGCCCGATCGGCGTCCTGGCTCCGACGCCTAGAATGATTTTTTTGGATTCGGCCCGCATTCGGTTATAGTATACTAATTGAATTCGGTGACAGTTAACGGAATTCCTCACCCAATTCCCCATGCGTAAACTAGTATTTATTGGCAGCCATTTGGGCTATCCCATGGACAAGACCCCACTGGGCGGGGGGGCCATGGTGGGGGTCAAGCTCGTCCAGCATTGGCCCCAGGACGGCTTTGAGCTGGCGGTCCTGGGCTCTGGAGCCCTTCCTCCCCGGCCTGGCCTCGAATACGCCCAAATCCAGACTCCTACCGCGGCCAAGCACCGGGGGCTCGTGCGCCTTTCGGAATGGGATTACGGCTCCTTCTGCCGCGAGTTCGAAGAGGGCAGCACGCGCTGGCTCCTGGAGCGGCGGGAGCGCTTCCCGCCGCGGGAGACCTGCGTGCTCGTTAACGACGTCTCCGAGGGCCCAGACCTGGCGGCTCTCTCCGAGGCCGGCTACCGTATCGTGTCCCTCTGGCACGTGGATGTGGTGGATTATTTCAACAAGATATACCTCAAAAGCTGGCTCTCTGCTCGAACCGCGGCTGCCGGCTACGAGAGGCTGAGGGCCATGGGCGCAAGCCGAATTCTGCCTGACCTTCTGCGCCTGGTCTTCGAGAAGCAGAGAGAGACAGTCAGGCTCTCCCGGCGACTGATCGTGCCTTCCCGGGCCATGAGCGAGACCTTGCTCGACTGCTACGGCTGCGCGGTCATGACGCGCGGGGAGCTCGCGCGCCGGATTTCCGTGCTTCCCTGGGGCATGTGGCGCGACCCGGTGAGCGAGGATGAGTCCCAAGCCCGCGCTCGAGTCCTCAAGGACCGCTATCGGATCGGGACCCACACCACCACCGTGATGACTTTGAGCCGGATCTCCCCGGAGAAAGGGATACATCTTCTCATCGAGGCTTTGCGCCTCCTCGAGAAAAAAAGCTTTTTCCAAGACCGCGACTGCTGCCTCTTATTGTGCGGCGAGGCGGCTTTCATGCAGGGGTCGCGCTACCTAGAGCAGGTCAAGGAGACCGCGGCCCGGCTGTCCCGGGTGCGGGTGTTCTTCCCCGGCTATCTCTCGCCCCTGGAGAAGCAGGCGCATTTGAGCCTGGCCGACCTTTTCGCTTCTCCTTCCATCCACGATAGCTACGGCCTCAGCATCGTCGAGGCCATGCAGGCGGGCCGCGCGGTCCTGGCCAGCGATCATTATGGGGTGCGTGACCTCTTGCGGCCGAGTTTCGGCCGCAAGGTGGCCTACCCCAGCTTGGGCGAGGCCCCGGCGGCCCTGTCCGCGGCCTTGGAGGATATTCTTTCGCAGAGGCGCAGGCTCAAGGCCATGGGCCAGGCCGCGCGCCTGGCCGCCGAGGGCATGCCTTTCGAGAAGGCGGCGGCCGAGGTCCTGCGCCTGTCACTCGAGGAAGAGGCCTTCCATGAAGCCCGGCTTTAAGGTTGGTCTCAAGGTGGACATGCCAGCCGTGGTCAAGCCATCCATGAAGCCCTATCTGGAGGGCTTGGTCAGCCATCGGCTCTACGCCACTTGGGCCATGGTCTACCACATGGAAACGGCCTCGCGCATGCTGCTGGCCCCATATCTAGAGCCCAGCGAGGAGGCGGTGGGGGCGGGGGTCCTGGTCAAACATCTGCGTCCCGCGCGCCTGGGTTCGCCCCTGCACGTGGTGGGCACCTTGGTCCGGGTGAGGGGCTCGCGGGTCTATTCGCGCATCGAGGTGTTTACCCGACACCGGAAGGTGGGCGAAGGTTCCACCATGCAGGTGGTGATGTCGCGGGCGCGGTTCGCTCGGCTTCTGAAGGAGGCGCGCTAACATGGCAGTCCGTGAAGCGGTGGCGGTGGCGGCGGTGCGGTCTCCCGTGGGCAGGCTCGGGGGGGCCTTGGCCGGGGTGCGCCCGGACGATTTGGCCGCGGCCGTGATAGCGGCCCTCTTGAAGAAGGCCCCCCGCCTCGACCCGGCCGAAATATCGGACGTGTACCTTGGCTGTGCCAACCAGGCGGGCGAGGACAACCGCAACGTCGCGAGAATGGCCGCGCTTTTGTCTGGTCTCCCCCAGTCGGTGCCCGGCTGCACTGTCAACCGCCTCGGCGCTTCCGGCTTGGAGGCCGTCAATGCCGCGGCCCGCGCCATCCTGGCCGGGGAGGGCGACGTCTATGTTGCGGGAGGAGTGGAGAGCATGAGCCGGGCGCCGTGGGTCCTGCCCAAGGCCGAGGCTCCCTATCCCTACGGCAACCTCACGGCCTACGACACCGCCCTCGGCTGGCGCTTTCCCAATCCCCGCCTCGAGAAGATGTTCCCCCTCTACAGCATGGGGGAAACGGCTGAGAACGTGGCCGAGCGCCATAACATATCGCGCAAGGATCAGGACGCCTTCGCCCTGCGCAGCCACCAAAGGGCTGTCGCGGCGCAGACCGGCGTTTTCAGTGAGGAGATCGTCCCCATCCAAGTCATCGGCCGCAAGGGTGAAAACCGCGAGGTTGCCGTCGACGAAACTCCGCGGCCGGACTCGAGCCTGGAGAAGCTCTCCGCCCTGAAGCCCGCCTTCCGCGCCGGAGGCAGCGTCACCGCAGGCAACAGCTCGACCCTCAATGACGGAGCCTCGGCCCTGCTTCTGATGGAAAGGTCCAGGGCCGCGGCTCTTGGCCTTGCGCCCCTTGCGCGTTGGGCCGGCTCGGCCTCGGCCGGAGTGGATCCCTCCTACATGGGCCTGGGCCCCGTGCCTGCGACCCGAAAGCTCATAGGCCGGCTGGGGATTAAGATCTCGGAGATAGACTTGATCGAGCTAAACGAGGCCTTCGCGGCCCAAAGCTTGGCCTGCATCCGAGAGCTTGGAATAGACGAGGAGCGCTTGAACGTGAACGGCGGCGCCATCGCGCTCGGCCACCCCCTGGGCTCGAGCGGAGCGCGCCTCTGCGTGGCCTTGCTTCACGAGATGCGCCGGCGCAAGGCCCGGCGCGGCTTGGCGACCCTTTGCGTAGGAGTCGGGCAGGGCCTGGCGACCCTTTGGGAAGCGGTATAACACTAGTGTAGTGTCCCGGAAATAACTGGACAATGGAAGGCCCAGAATTGAGAACAGTTCTAGGAGCCTGTCCGAGTAATCGTCCGGACGCATGACAGGTCCCTTCCGCATTCTTGGAATGGCGGTCCGGGTCCTGCCGGGGGTGGGGCCCATCGCCCTCTGCGCGACTTGCTGTGCTCGTCTCGCACCCGGGCGATCCGACCCACCCCCGTCACCCGACCCGTTCAAGGATGCGGATCGGACCTGGCCCAAAAACGGGCCGCCGACACACTCGATCGCCTTATTATGGTATATTTGTCCTACCATCGCCCGGTCGACGGCGTGGACGCCTCCGCCTATCGTTTGAGTGAGACTACTACAATGTTCCCCAGACTGTTGAGATGCTTATTTATCGCGGCGCTCTTGGCTGCGGGGCCAAGCGGGCAAGTCAGTGCCGGTCCTCTTCCACTCTCAGAGTCTGAATTTTTCCGCAGGCTTCAAGCAATCAGGCAGGCAGTCTTACAGACTCAAGCTCAGGCCCCTCCGGCCGTCAGGGCCGCGCAAAGCAATCCGCCCGATTTCCCAATCGGCAACCCGGTCCAGGAGGGGCTCGACTCCGCTGCGCTTAAGAGGCTCCTAGATCGTGCGGCCGCAGAGCGCTCGGATGTCATTTTGATCCTGAGGCGCGGCAAGCTCGTCGCCTCGCAGGGCGCCTGGGATCGGAAGATCTACGCGATGTCCGCGACCAAGTCCGTGGCGAGCCTTGCTGTCGGATTACTCATCGATGACGGCCTGATTCAATCGCTCGATCAGCCTGTGTCGGATTTCGTTTCCCAGTGGAAGGAAGGAGAAAAGAGTAAGATCACAATCCGCATGCTGTTGAATCACACCTCCGGCCTGGACACCCACGGGCGGGGAGTGCCCTACGCTTTGAATGCCCCGCTGGTTTACCCGCCGGGAACCGCTTTCGTCTACAATAATCCCGCCGTTGATCTTCTTGGTGTGGTCATCGAAAAGGCCTCGGGCGTGCGCGCCGATCTCTATATCGCCCGGCGGCTTTTCGAGCCGCTCGGCATCGCCGATTGGGATTGGGCCAAGGACAGCGCGGGAAACCCCTTGATCGCCGGGGAGCTCCAAATCCGGCCGGCGGATCTAGCGAAGATCGGGCAAATGGTTCTTGACGGAGGCGTGTGGAACGGACGGCATGTGCTCAGCAAGAGCTGGCTTGAGCGGTCGGTCGAAGCGTCGCAGCCTTTCGATCCCACATGCGGCCTGCTCTGGTGGCGGGACGCGCAGGCGCGTTCCATCGGGTTTACGCCCAGACTGTTGGAAGCCTGGGGCCGGGCGGGGGTTCGCGCCGAGGTCCTCGATCCGATGCGCCCTTTGGTCGGGCGGCCGATGAAAGACATGGGCGAGCTCATCGCCGCGATGCGAGCCGCCTATCAGGGCCATCCTTCGTACCTGAAGGAGCTCAACGCGGTATTGATGCGCAACCGACTCCAGTGGTACGAGGTCATTGAACTAGGCCCGGTCGAGGGCTTCTCCGCGCAGGGTTGGCTTGGGCAATTCCTGGTGGTGGACCTCAAGCGAGGCTTGGTCGGCGTCCGCATGCGCGATTCCCGCCCAAGCGATTATCCGACGCTTGAGAATCCACATCCGCCCTATGTGGACACGTTCGATGACTTCCCGAAGTATGTTCACGAACTCGCGCCAGCCCTCTAGGAGCCCGTCCGAGTAAATCCCGTCGGTAAGAAGTAAAATTCTCTCCGCGCCCAAGGAGAGAATGAGCAAAACCTACCGCCCCTACGAGCCGGACCAGATGCTGTTGCTGCCGTCGTCGATCAAGGACTGGCTGCCGAAGGGCCACCTGGCGCACTTCGTCAGCGACATGGTCGATGAACTGGACCTGAGCGCGATTACGACGGTCTACGAGCGGGAAGGCCGCGGCTACCCGCCGTACCACCCGACGATGATGGCGAAGATGCTGCTCTACGCGTACTGCGTCGGTCTGCCGTCGAGCCGCAAGATCGAGCGCGGGCTTGTGGAGGACGTGGCGCTGCGCTACCTTGGAGCCAACAACACGCCGGATTTTTGGACGATTTCTGATTTCCGAAAACGGCACCTTGAGGCGTTGAGCTATGGGTGGATGAGGTCGACGAGGCGGAGGACGCGGAGTACGGGCGCGACAAGCGAGGCGATGAACTGCCGGAGGAGTTGCAGCACCGGGAAGGGCGGCTCAAGAAGATTCGATAAGCCAAGGCAGCGCTGGAGCAGGAGGCGCCATCGCGCTCGGCCACCCCCTGGGCTCGAGCGGGGCGCGCCTCTGCGTGACCTTGCTTCACGAGATGCGCCGGCGCAAGGCCCGGCGCGGCTTGGCGACCCTTTGGGAAGCGGTATAGAACGGCTGGTATAACACGGTAGCAGGTGCCAGGCACCCTCCGGGAGCCAGGCACCGCTAGCGTCGGCGATCGACCACGTAAGCCGAGCCGGGCTGCTGCTTGGCGAATTTTTTGAGCTCGGCGCCGTAATGCGAGATTTGCGCGTAGGAGGTAAGGCTGCGCAGCCCGTTATGGCAGATCCCTATGGCGATGGAGAGCAGGGGAAACTCGACCACTCGCCCCTGCCTGTCGGTTGAGACGATTTTTTTATTCTTGCGATCCTTCGCGTTGTAGAAGATGGGCGCCATGCCATCAAAATCCGTGATGATATCCCGAGAGAGGGCCTCCATGCGCTTGGGATGCGTCAGGACGATGAAGTCGTCCCCCCCAATATGCCCCACGAAATCCTCCACCACGCCCTTGCCGCCGCGCGTTAGCTTGACGAGAATGTCGGCAGTGGCCTTGATGACCTTGTCGCCGGCCTCGAAGCCGTAGGCGTCGTTGTAGGCCTTAAATTGGTTAAGGTCGAGGTAAAGGACGGCCAAGGGCTTGCCCGACTCGATGGCCTCCTTGATCCTCCTTTGGATCGAGACGTTCCCTGGCAGGCGGGTGAGGGGATTGGCGTCGAGGCCCTGCTGGGTGCGCTTCAAGATCATGTGGATGCGCGCCAGGAGCTCCTGGAGATCCACGGGTTTGGTGATGAAGTCGTCGGCGCCGAGGTTGAGCCCCTTGATTTTGGTGTCTCGGGTTCCCGCCGCCGAGAGCAGGATCAGCGGCAGGTGCTCGTAGAGAGAGTCCTTGCGCAGCTCCCGGCAGACCTCGAAGCCGTCCATGCCGGGCATGCGCAGGTCCAGGATCGCGATGTCCGGCGCGCGGGCGCGTATGGAGTCGAGGGCTTGCCTCCCGTTGTCCACCGTCTCCACATGAAAGCCGGCCATCTCCAGGCTTTGCTTGATGACGATTAGGAGGTCCGGCTCGTCATCGGCCAGCAGGATGCGATGCTTATTGTCGGAGCTCACGAGCCTAGTTTGGTCGTAATTTGTGACCATGTCAAGAGTCTCCGCCTAGTGCTCCGACCGAGCCATAATGCGCGTTGTGGGGGCCCGGATTTGAGCTGGATGCTAGGAGCGAGGAGGGAGCATAGCGGTAGCTATGTGACCGACAAGCGACGCCGCAGGCCGCCAAAGCCGGACCCCCGCTCTATGGAGGAACTGTCTACGATCAAGATGTCAGCGATTTCCTTAAGAAGAGCGGCCGGACGCTTTTGGCCTACGCCTTCGTTGCGCTCGCCTCACAGGCCTTTCAGGCATGCTCGGCTCGCGCGCCTCGGCTCGCTCCAAAAGCGGCCGGCCACAACGCGCATTATGGCTCGGTCGGAGCACTAGTCCCGTCGGGCCGAGAAATTGACAGTAATTCTCAAAAATTGATAAAATGACTTTGTAAGTTTCTTGCATGTCCGTCGATCCCGAGGAGTCTGACAAGAAGCAAAACGGGGCCGCCGCGTGGGCCTTCGCGCTGGGCGCGGGAACGCAGCTCGTGACCAGCGTTCTCCTGGGCTTTCTCGCGGGGCAATGGCTCGACGGCAAGCTCGGGACCGGGCCGTGGTTGATGTTGTTGGGCGCTTTCTTGGGAATCAGCGTTGGACTCTACCAACTTATCAAGGCGCAGGCGCGTCGCGACGGCCGTTAAAAGCTCTTTGGAAGCAGCCTTGGCGGTGGCGGCGGCTCTGACTCTGGCGGGCATGTTCGGGCGGCCCGCGGAGCAGTGCCGGGGCGCGGCTGTCGGGCTGAGCGCGGCGTGGCTGGCCTCAAGCCTGAGCACATTCGCGTTGATCTGGACCAAGGCCGTTTCCGCGGAGGCCTTTTGGTGGGCCTTCGGCGGGGGAATGGCCCTGCGCGCGGCGGCGCTTGGCTGCCTCATGGCTTGGAGCGCGCGGGCCAAGGGCGTTGCGCCGGCGGCCATGCTCGTCTCCTACGCCCTGGGGGTCTTGGTTTGCTTGATGGTGGAGTATAGGCACATAAAATTAAAATGAATTTCGAACGCATCCTCGAGCATCACCTGATGGATCACGCCCTGGCCTTCAACCTCACCAAGCATCTGGTGACGCTGTGGTCCGTCAGCGCCGCCTGCGTCGCTCTGCTGTCCTGGGCCGCGCGCAGCCGCTCGCGCGCCGGGCTGCTCTTGCGCGGCGCGGTCGAGGCCGTGGCCCTTTACCTGCGCGATGCGGTGCTCGAGCCCATATTCGGCCATTCCACCGCCACCTATTTGCCCTATTTCCTAACATTGTTCTTCTTCATCCTGGCGTGTAATCTGGTCGGCCTCCTGCCCGGCGCAGCCGCCATCACCGGCAACATTTCCATCACTTTCGCCCTGGCGAGCTGCACCTTCGGCTTGATCCATCTGGCCGGGGTCAAGGAGCAGGGTCTTTTTTCCTATATCGCCCACATCGTTCCGGGCGGCCTACCGAAGGTCCTGGTTCCTCTCATTTTCCTCATCGAGATCGTAGGGCTCCTGGCCAAGTGCATCGCCCTCTGTATCCGGCTCTTCGCCAACATCATCGCGGGGCATATCGTCTCTCTGGCATTCCTGTCCCTGATCTTCATTTTCGCGCAAATGAGTCCCTACATCGGGCTCGGTGTCGCTCCAGCGGCCGTGGGTTTGGCTCTTTTTGTCTACGCACTGGACGTCCTGGTCGCGTTCCTGCAGGCGTACATCTTCACCTTTCTCACCGCCTTGTTCGTCGGCGGCGCCGTACACCCGCATTAGCGGAGGTCGCAAACGGCGGCTCATGAAGCGCGCCGACCAAGGGGCCAAGGCCCCGAAGCAGGAGGTCGTTAGAATGCTGTATCTAGGACTAAGCTACATCGGAGTGGGAGTAGGGGCGGGGATCTGCCTCGTCGGCGCGGCCATGGGCATCGCGAAGCTCGCCCGGGCGGCGCTAGAGGGCGCGGCCCGCCAGCCGGAGGCCGCCGGCTCCCTGCAGACCATGATGATCATTCCGGCCGCCATGATCGAGGGCTTGGGGCTGTTGGCCCTGGTCATCGCGTTCTTGGCCGTGGGCGCTCTCAACAAGGGCATCGAGGCCGCGGGACGTGGTTCCGCGCCGGCCGCGGCGGTAGAGCATCATTGAAATAATCCGGGACCCCGGGAAACGGGTCCCGGATCGATTTGGACGGGACGAATGGAACGGCTGGTGCCAGGCACCTAGAGGAGAGAAAGGACTGATATGGACAAACTGCTAAACCCTGATACAGGCCTGGTGGTGTGGACGATCGTGACCTTCCTCTGCCTGGTGTTCATCTTGAAGAAGTTCGCCTGGGGGCCTCTTTTGGCCTCTGTCGAGGATCGCGAGAAGAGGATGAAGTCCGATTTGGAGGGGGCCCAGGCCGCCCGCGCCGAGGCGGAGAGAATCAAGAACGAGCTCGATGGACAGATGGCGAACCTCCAGGCCAAGAGCCGGGAGTTCCTGGCCCAGGCATTGAAGGAGGGGGAGGGTCTCAAGGCTCAGCTCAAGGCCGCGGCGGAGGCAGAGTCGCAGAA encodes the following:
- a CDS encoding tyrosine recombinase XerD, with the translated sequence MAESPLLEEYRRYLTLERGLSPNTCRSYGSDLGQFFRYLGSRKIEPLAASYDDLSDFLWELKSDKGLEASSLFRKIEALKSFYAFQVSERRISESPAEPFRSPRLAERLPKFLTIEEMERLLRSSGGAAFEPARARTMLELLYATGMRVSELLDLKPDSLNLEDGWVRVFGKGAKERLIPVHARAVSLLRQYLVLRERKFKNRTPAPELFLSRKGGRLSRVQFWRDLKALGKKAGISKPLHPHILRHTFATHLLQGGADLRAVQEMLGHSSLATTQIYTHLEKSGLKAAHRRHHPRG
- a CDS encoding thiolase family protein, producing the protein MRAESKKIILGVGARTPIGHISRSLANLSPEALLQIAVEGLLQKSKLPKEAVDGLIAGWVGQSFSAPNIARVALLRCGLPEKAQAVTVQNNCVSSIEAISAAARFILAGEGELYIACGTECMSRMPYTIEGNRSLKELRSLATVKEKWASLPSSPQVAVIDSMEEGLTDPVKKINMAGTAEVCAQIYGITRQAQDQYAHESFRRAIEGWNKGFYASHVVPAKADGAGLEKDEYPFLRKDLVAKPQMFAKAPALFDNSSYSLRDFYRDFGHYIGKEFQEGATGSVTLFNSCGRSDGAAALIVATEEKAKALGLEILAELKGWGFHGNNPAHMGVAPALAAPVALEKAGVKFAELDHVELHEPFAATVLSIFKLGRERFGHDWQEKFSSGALNPHGGSIALGHPLGATGARLMLNLLYALKANPTGRYGMLAACAGGGMGGAMVVERL
- a CDS encoding glycosyltransferase family 4 protein produces the protein MDKTPLGGGAMVGVKLVQHWPQDGFELAVLGSGALPPRPGLEYAQIQTPTAAKHRGLVRLSEWDYGSFCREFEEGSTRWLLERRERFPPRETCVLVNDVSEGPDLAALSEAGYRIVSLWHVDVVDYFNKIYLKSWLSARTAAAGYERLRAMGASRILPDLLRLVFEKQRETVRLSRRLIVPSRAMSETLLDCYGCAVMTRGELARRISVLPWGMWRDPVSEDESQARARVLKDRYRIGTHTTTVMTLSRISPEKGIHLLIEALRLLEKKSFFQDRDCCLLLCGEAAFMQGSRYLEQVKETAARLSRVRVFFPGYLSPLEKQAHLSLADLFASPSIHDSYGLSIVEAMQAGRAVLASDHYGVRDLLRPSFGRKVAYPSLGEAPAALSAALEDILSQRRRLKAMGQAARLAAEGMPFEKAAAEVLRLSLEEEAFHEARL
- a CDS encoding thioesterase, whose amino-acid sequence is MKPGFKVGLKVDMPAVVKPSMKPYLEGLVSHRLYATWAMVYHMETASRMLLAPYLEPSEEAVGAGVLVKHLRPARLGSPLHVVGTLVRVRGSRVYSRIEVFTRHRKVGEGSTMQVVMSRARFARLLKEAR
- a CDS encoding acetyl-CoA C-acyltransferase; the protein is MAVREAVAVAAVRSPVGRLGGALAGVRPDDLAAAVIAALLKKAPRLDPAEISDVYLGCANQAGEDNRNVARMAALLSGLPQSVPGCTVNRLGASGLEAVNAAARAILAGEGDVYVAGGVESMSRAPWVLPKAEAPYPYGNLTAYDTALGWRFPNPRLEKMFPLYSMGETAENVAERHNISRKDQDAFALRSHQRAVAAQTGVFSEEIVPIQVIGRKGENREVAVDETPRPDSSLEKLSALKPAFRAGGSVTAGNSSTLNDGASALLLMERSRAAALGLAPLARWAGSASAGVDPSYMGLGPVPATRKLIGRLGIKISEIDLIELNEAFAAQSLACIRELGIDEERLNVNGGAIALGHPLGSSGARLCVALLHEMRRRKARRGLATLCVGVGQGLATLWEAV